The Mya arenaria isolate MELC-2E11 chromosome 16, ASM2691426v1 genome includes a window with the following:
- the LOC128222352 gene encoding unconventional myosin-Va-like yields MYWGGKGGTYWGVAAVLDHEAIAGLTGSKPSGLRGRSSSRADDTPEHSLDSLMKAMNQFVRVLTQHAVDPELVKQIFRQVYYFLGASALNNLLLRKEMCNWSKGMQIRYNLSHMEQWLRDNKLQESGAGSSLEPIVQTSQLLQARKTDADVDSVCDMCSKLTVPQIVKILNLYTPVDEFEERVPISFIRKIQQKLKERVNTDNSLLMDLKFSYSVTFPFTPSKIILETIEVPEQLHINKLVSRC; encoded by the exons ATGTATTGGGGAGGCAAGGGAGGCACGTATTGGGGAG TGGCAGCAGTATTAGACCATGAAGCTATTGCGGGCCTTACGGGTAGCAAACCAAGCGGGCTCCGAGGTCGCAGCTCCAGTCGTGCAGATGACACGCCAGAACATTCTCTCGATAGTCTCATGAAGGCT ATGAACCAATTTGTACGAGTTCTTACACAACACGCTGTGGACCCGGAGCTGGTTAAACAGATATTTCGTCAAGTGTACTACTTCCTCGGTGCGAGTGCACTCAACAATCTCCTACTCAGGAAGGAGATGTGTAACTGGTCCAAAGGCATGCAGATACG GTACAACCTATCCCACATGGAACAATGGTTACGTGATAACAAACTCCAGGAATCAGGTGCGGGTTCCAGCCTGGAACCCATCGTCCAAACCTCCCAGCTTCTTCAGGCACGAAAAACCGACGCTGACGTGGACAGTGTGTGTGACATGTGCTCCAAACTCACTGTTCCCCAG ATTGTCAAAATCCTGAACCTCTACACGCCAGTGGACGAGTTTGAGGAGCGGGTTCCAATATCGTTCATACGCAAAATTCAGCAGAAGTTGAAAGAACGTGTAAACACTGACAATTCCCTCCTTATGGACCTGAAATTCTCGTATTCTGTTACATTCCCGTTCACACCTTCCAAAATCATCCTAGAAACCATAGAAGTCCCTGAACAACTGCATATAAACAAGCTTGTTTCAAGATGTTAG
- the LOC128222351 gene encoding unconventional myosin-Va-like: MYWGGKGGTYWGVAAVLDHEAIAGLTGSKPSGLRGRSSSRADDTPEHSLDSLMKAMNQFVRVLTQHAVDPELVKQIFRQVYYFLGASALNNLLLRKEMCNWSKGMQIRYNLSHMEQWLRDNKLQESGAGSSLEPIVQASQLLQARKTDADVDSVCDMCSKLTVPQIVKILNLYTPVDEFKERVPISFIRKIQQKLKERVNTDNSLLMDLKFSYSVTFPFTPSKIILETIEVPEQLHINKLVSRC; encoded by the exons TGGCAGCAGTATTAGACCATGAAGCTATTGCGGGCCTTACGGGTAGCAAACCAAGCGGGCTCCGAGGTCGCAGCTCCAGTCGTGCAGATGACACGCCAGAACATTCTCTCGATAGTCTCATGAAGGCT ATGAACCAATTTGTACGAGTTCTTACACAACACGCTGTGGACCCGGAGCTGGTTAAACAGATATTTCGTCAAGTGTACTACTTCCTCGGTGCGAGTGCACTCAACAATCTCCTACTCAGGAAGGAGATGTGTAACTGGTCCAAAGGCATGCAGATACG GTACAACCTATCCCACATGGAACAATGGTTACGTGATAACAAACTCCAGGAATCAGGTGCGGGTTCCAGCCTGGAACCCATCGTCCAAGCCTCCCAGCTTCTTCAGGCACGAAAAACCGACGCTGACGTGGACAGTGTGTGTGACATGTGCTCCAAACTCACTGTTCCCCAG ATTGTCAAAATCCTGAACCTCTACACGCCAGTGGACGAGTTTAAGGAGCGGGTTCCAATATCGTTCATACGCAAAATTCAGCAGAAGTTGAAAGAACGTGTAAACACTGACAATTCCCTCCTTATGGACCTGAAATTCTCGTATTCTGTTACATTCCCGTTCACCCCTTCCAAAATCATCCTAGAAACCATAGAAGTCCCTGAACAACTGCATATAAACAAGCTTGTTTCAAGATGTTAG